The segment agaagatgaagaaaactGAAGTTGTTGGcaagagaaggagaagaggagTGAACAGAAGAGATCCCACCACATGTTGCTTCACAGTGTAACCATAGCTGTCCATCCTTTGACGTAGAGGATTCATTTTTCGTCCTCTGAAAGAAACAAATAATCATTCAAGATAAGGTTTAAGCAGAGTACTAATTACtttaatattcaatttttaCCTGAAAAGCCTCCACAAAGCAGCTAGAGCTTGGATCTGGTGAGAGTATACAAGTGTGATTGCCCAATGAAGAGCAGTTACATGAAGCGTTGCAAAAGTAATGACATCTATGACAAATGCAGCAGAGACTGTTGCACCAAAGGTGATTCCCATGACGGCAACTGCTCTGATCAAATAAAAGATGAAAGAAGCCATGAAGATCCAGAGAGTAGACCATATCTGGATTACATTAAGGGACACCATTCCCAAAACTCCAGCCAGCTCTGTGTTTAGCTTAAACCCTGCCGGGACTCCCATCAGCCACACACAACCGGAACGCAATATATCGTTTGTAAACTCCTTTGCAAAGTGGAATAGCCACGAGCAGACAGATCCGGTGTTAAACAATAGACTTAGACCAATCATGTTCCCCAAAATGAGATCAACAGCCATCGCTGACCATGTCGAATGCCTTTGCAGTGCAGCTTTCTCTGCTTGTTCCACACAGGATATGGACCTTGTGAAATCCAGAAGTAATTGTTATAATAAGCAAATACACAACATCATTATCAAATCAGATTTGAACTTACGTCATGTTGTTCTCTTGAAGGAAGATTGGCCAATACAAGATCTGACAACTGCGTATTCTGAAGTTGATCCATGTATTCTTGAGTACCTTCCTTGATGCTATAAGCACCCAtgagaaaatagaaaaacttgAAAGTAGATAGAAGAAGTGGATAAGGCTGTAATATAGACTTGATAAAGAGCTTAAAAGCACGGCGAGTAACCACCATGTCAAAGTAGATATCCTGAAAAGTAAAGACGCAAGCAGTTAAAACAGCTAACAACAAAACATAGAGGAAGCACTGAAGCAAAAGCTCACTGAGAGCTTACAGGTAACTAAGAGAAAACTTCGGGGAAGAAGTCTCCAGCTGCGTGGATAGCTTCTTATACACTATCTCAGCAGACGTGGCGCAATTTATGGAAAGAATCACAGTTTCCTGCTTACGTAAGAATAAGATAATATCAGCAACAAGTGTAGAAAGTAACAACACAACAAAAGAGAATCCTTTTGGAAAAGTACTCAAACCATTTCAATCAGAGGCTGCCTCTTGTGTAGATCATCAACCCAATTGGGTTTCTTAAGAGGAGCTTTTGTCTGAGGAGAAGAAGCATTCCAAAAGCTTAACGAGAAATGATGAGAACCAGACACCGGAGGGTCATAGACTATAACCTGACATGTCCATGCTTATAGAGTCAAGTACTGTGGTGCATAgactcaaaaaaaaagaacaatacAGGAGAAAGACATCATGAACTTACATACGTGTACATCACATTGAGATACAATATCGCCATTCCAATGTATATGATGCATTCTAATCCCACGCTCAATTGAAGAATCGTGCACCATATGAATCCAGTGACTGCTCCTGAACTTCTCTAGTAAGCCACCAACCTTATGACAACCACAGCTTAGGCTACTGTACCTCCACATATCTTCATCTGTTGCATTCTTGGGTGCGTTTCCATTAGCACTAAGACACGAATCATAACAACCAAGAAGAGTAAACGCTGCTTTATCCCGTAAGGTCAAAGGCATCTTCTCATTAGTTTCATGGAGTACGTCCTGTTAGACATCACAAAGagcaaattaatcaaaatgCTAGAGACAAAGGGTAGTTCAAAAAGTAAAGTTATTTACTTGGAGGCTAGATCCGCCATCGGAGGACAAGGAGCTTTCATCAGTGACGAAGGCCACCACAACGTCAAGGCAAGAAGAGGAGTGGGACACGAACCATCCAAACATCAGACTGTGAATCAAATCATCAGTTGATGAAAGCAGCTTAGGCAACCAAATCCTACATTGTCTCTTCATTTCAGCTCTGCAAGATCCTAACTTTCGATCGATGCTATGGAGAAACAATCCAAACCCCAACAAAAGTCTGCGGCTTTAGGGATGGGGGAGGAGATCTCCGGAAACAGAGTTAACAAGTGAAGTTATTCAATTCATTTGAACTGAGATTAGGTCACTGATTCGACACAACAGAAGGAAGATGCTGGAATTCAGACAGAGAGAAACTAATGTCGGAGAAGAAGATGACGAAAGCAAGTGTAAAAGAGAGACCTTTGGCTAAAGCTAACAACGCATCTCCCTCTCTCTGTCTCGGGTTCGAATCTCAAATGAGTATATACACGGTTACACGGTCGTGTTACTGCATGATTGTCGCAAATGATTGGGTTATTGCCTCTTCGTTTACATTTCACTGAGATCTACAATCTGTCGCAAGTTGTTAAGCCATTTTCAACAAGACACAGAGACACGAAATTTAATGTAAtttcatctttaaaaaaatattaaaattgataCAATCAAATTTGGTGCAATGTAACAATTAcaccaaattttaaataatactatTCATCACAccgaaattttaaaatacatattttatcatattttatttaataataaagttcaattatcattaattagtttaatttgtaactaaacataaacatattgtattatttgttttttacattatttttacataattattttttatacttttcaattaATAAATCATTAAGTGAATATTATCATTTACGTCATATTGTAAacgataaatatattattttgttatgtgcttttcatatatattagCTTGTAATTTTGAATATAACTAATATTGTATATTAAACCAAAAGtataaatgtaaataaattttataaacataaaactaaaaaaaaaacaaaattaacaaataCAATATCTAAGtgtgataaataattatttatcaattacaaataataaaaataaaaattattaaaactaaaaattaaataatatatattatttttagtgtaaaatttggtgttattgtttgatgataaaaaaatttgatatcaaaacatcaaatttgatGCTATTGTTGGAAATATCTTTACTCCTTTCATTCTACgacaataaattttatataactttcacacatattaaaaatgtttaatgtatagtaataaatattttgaattatgcataaaaacaatttcctatagttttaaattagtaGTTTTAGTTAAAACTTCTTGAATTCTTTTTCTTAACTTATAAAATACGCATAGAAAACCTGAAAAACATATCtttgtaaaacaaattttatcTCAAAAGAACATTTATCTTTGTGGAACGAGAAAATATTGGTTTTATTATCGTTTGGCTGATTGTAAATCATAAACTATTATTCATTTCGCAATTGCCCGATTGATCGCGCAAACAATAGCGTTTTAAATTGctaaagaaaaatagaaactaAAAGTTGAAATTTTACGATTAACCGCTACAACTTGTCGGAAGaaccaacaacaaaacaaacaacaGCGAACCAAACATGCCATGCAAACAAGCAAAGCCTACGTGACAAATTCATACTAAATCATATGGTATTTATTTCCTTATTCATGTATTTCTATATACTATCTCACATTCCAGTTTCTACTTTTAGGTGGATATTAAACAGTATTTCAAGATACACAAATCCAATATGTTAACTTGATttcaaaataatgaaaaatttaTTTCCATGGTGACTACACTGATGTAACTTGTATCAGCACTAGAATCTTTAACCTCTTTTTACTTAAACATCAGAGAGAAAATCAGTGCTGTCTTGTTGTTTCTTCTTCCTACGAGCGTCATCAAGCTTACTAGAATAGGTTCCAAGCGCTTCTGTGATGGCTTTTGGCAACCAGAACCCAGGCCTCTCAAGAAACGGTGCTCTGTCAATAACCAATGGTTCTCTCAAGGTTACATCAATCCCCTGATAAGTCCACAACGCTAACGTTGCTTCACCTTTGAGACCAAGGGAAAACCAGCCAAGACCAGCTACTGCAACATCGATGCTTTTCACCTCCCAGCTACTTCCTGTCACTTTaatctccttctcttcccaGTTTCCCAATTCAGACGCTCTCTTCTCTCCTATTGGTGGCTATTTAACCAAAAAAGGGGTTTCAGTTACaatttttgatgttatggaaaCGGTGAGAGAATAGACTTGAACTCACCTGCAAGCGTAAACCGGAATGGGACTTGCGTATTTCGTCGGAGTTTTCAGTTTTTCCTAGATGCAATGAAACACTGTGTGATGCCCATACTGTTATGTATATTGTTTCAACTGAAGCACTAACAAGGTCTAGCCTCACCAGCCCACCAATGTGAACAGACTGTCCTGCCTGCAACATAAAGATTCAGCAGAACCAGCTTAGTTCTTGGAACAAGAAAACAGTTCAAGTCTATTCTTTCTTGGAACAGTTCATTTGCTTAGAATTAGAAGAAGCTAGGCCTGAGATTTTGAaccgaatcaaatcaaattttcgGTTAGTTCAATTAGGAGTTCGGTTCGATTCAGTTGGTTTTAAGAAAAAGTTTGGTTTTCGGTTCAACAATCGGTTACTTCAGTTTtctcaaaacaaaaattataaccAGACCATACCAAAAATCCGAACCAAACTAACTACATTATGAactaaactaaccaaatttaACCAAACTTATCTGCAATTTTaacaaaactaaaccaaaatctaaCCAAAATACGAAATTTCAGTAggattttcaaaaaccaaactaaCCGAACTTTACTTCGGGATAATTAGGTAAGATTTATGTcaaaccgaactaaccgaaaAACTGAACTACCCAAACCGAACAACCTAGAAGAAGCTCTCTAGTGTTTAAAACTTGAGGATAgaaaaactttatatataagTAAAAGAGGGCTTGCCTTGACTCTGTAAGACCGAGGTTGAAGCTCCTTCCTAATCTCCACCATTTTCCGCTCCTCCGAGTTCAATCTAAGAGACATAATGTAAGGATGCAAAAGACCAGGAGTGTCATACATCTTCGCCTTTGCAGACAACACTCCACCAATCCTCAATATCCCCAGAGTTGTTCCAGGAACCGGAGCCTCCGTGAGCCTCGTGACCTTTGCACCGTCTTTCTTGGAGAAGGCATTGATCAAAGTAGACTTCCCAGCATTCTGAGCTCCAATAACCCACACGTTTCCTCTAGGACCAGCCAACTCCTTGATGTAAGCTAACAGGTTCTTGATACCAAGATCTTTCCTAGCACTGACCATATACACACCACTCAGCCTAGGCGCTCCTCCAGCCTTGGCACGATGGCGCACCCATCGGTCTAACCGAGCCGGTGAAATCTGTGAGGGGAGTAAGTCTACTTTTGTAGCAACAAGCACGAGTTTGGGTAGGTTCTTGCCCACGTTAGGATCGTTCTCAGCCTTCTGAAGCGCCTTGAACAAAGAGTTTGCTGCTCGTTTGGGGAAAGAGCCATCAAAGTCCACACAGTCAACAACCATGACTACAACTGTAGTACTTGAGTTCCTACTCATTGGTTTTATCAGTCTAGTTGAGATCATTCTATCGAAATCGAAATCGGGTAAGAGATTCTCAGCAGCTTGGTTCTTCACTTGGCCGTAGTTTCTCAGAGAATGGCAACGTGCACATACTgtcacatcatcatcatctttatCCTTCTTGGCTTCCTCTCTAGCTAACTTCTTCCTCTCAGATTTCGAAACACGTTTCTTCTCCACCATCTCCTCTGTTACATTACCATACCCAACACCAGCTGGAGCAAAGCCATCTAGCTCAACATCGTTTCCttcctccttctcttcccattCATCTGACTCCCAGTCAAACTCATCCTCCTCACTCTCAGAGTCACTACTCTCTAATACATTCGTGATatcatcatcctcctcctcatcatcatcatcatcaaccatTTCAAACCCATCAAGCTCATCTTCAGTCACCTCCTCCAAGCTCTTTACAACGACCTTTCTCTTCTGATAATACCCAGGCGAATCAGAATCACTGTCCTGCATAAAAATCCCACAACCTGGACAGACAAGCTTCCCGTACTCCTCATCTTCATCTCTCCCTTCACTCATCATTGCCTTCTTGGGAAAGATTGTCCCTTTAACTCTCTCCACGCTTTCAACAACTTGCTCTTTCTTCACAGCTAAACACTTAACAGAAACTCCacatgtcttcttcttcctatTCGTCTCACTCAATCCTATTGAAAAAGTTGAGACCTTTCCTCAGAATCCCATCACCAAAACGAGTCTCAACAAAGAAGAGAGAATATTACCtgagaaaaattgaaagtccgGTCTGGGTATGAACCGGTTGACGCTAAAGCTTCCGTCTTTAAGCTTTGGCTTTACTCTGCAAATGTTCGATGTACTTGAAATCAAAACCACCATCTTCGTTTCAGCAGACTTGTGAAGAAATCGCGCCGGGATAAGCCAACTCCGAGTGAGAGCCAAAAACGCAGCGTATTGGCTCGAACTTTCGATACTTCAAAACTTTacaactctaaaccctacaAGTAATTACGTAAACACCCTTCAAACTATatcttttatgttttgtaatggACTCGTTTAATTAATTGTCTTTTCTTATACGTGGAATACGTTAAAGACTCAAACTTTAAAACAGAGACGATAAGGTTGGGGAGACCCATCACGCGGACAAGAACTGAGCTTAAACCCCATTTGATAACTTTTGTCGGAGCTCCGGCGAACAAAAATGGCGGCAAAGTTTATAGGCGGAGGCTGTTCATGGCGGCGCTTTTCAAGAAACTTGGAAAAGAGAGCAGCATCATCATCTCGAGTTCTTATCTTCTCTGTTCGGTCCTCTCATTCCATGGATGACATGGACACTGTCTATAAGCAATTGGGTATCTCTCCTCTTCATCTAAATATAGTGTCATTGACCTGAAGCTGATGAGTCTTCATATAAAGTTGGGAGCTTTAAGCTTTTGaaaagtgtatttttttttttgtgaattttgctttggtatttgtgtaaaaatcttgttttaaaatttggtCTCAGGACTGTTCTCACTaaagaagaagatcaaagaTGTTGTTCTCAAGGCGGAGATGTTAGCACCTGATGCTCTTGAGCTAGAAGAAGAGCAATGGATTAAGCAAGAAGAGACATTGCGTTACTGTGACTTATGGGATGATCCAACCAAATCCGACGAGATTTTTCTTAAGTTAGCTGCTCGTGCCAAAGCAGTTGATACTCTCAAAGACCTCAAGTACAAGGTTCTTTTTGGTTTTACTTCAAACAACTCTTCTTCATTTGCAAGACGTTTAGTTTTGAGTGTGTTTTTGTTGATTAGGCCGAAGAAGCTAAGCTAATTATACAGTTAGATGAGATGGATGCTATAGACTACAGTCTTTTTGAGCAAGCTTATGATTCATCCCTCGATGTGAGCAGATCCTTGCATCACTATGAGATGTCTAAGCTTCTTAGTGATCAGTATGACTCTGAAGGAGCGTGTATGGTTATCAAATCTGGAGCTCATGACACAAAATCTCAGGTCAGTTTCAACATTCTCAAGAACCTTCCTGTCTTTACTTTCTATATGttcttataacatttttttgatgATTTGCAGATGTGGACAGAACAAATTGTAAGCATGTACATCAAGTGGGCAGAGAAGCTAGGCCAAAACGCAAGAGTGGCTGAGACCTTGAGGAATAGAAATGGCGTGAGTTCAGCCACAATAGAGTTTGAATTCGAGTTTGCTTATGGCTATCTCTTAGGTGAGAGAGGCGTGCACCGTCTTATCACAAGTTCTACAACCAGTGAGGTATATATATTATGCTTCTCATGATGAATCAACTCTCCATTTGTTAAAGAGCTAAGAAGATGTTTTCTTTGTGATAGGTTTCTTCAGCGTCTGTAGAGATCATACCGCTGTTCTTGAGAGCTTCTCCTGATTTTGAAGTGAAGGATGAGGATTTGGTTGTAACGTATCCTGCAAAAGAGAATAATAAACTAGCTGAGCAGATGGT is part of the Brassica rapa cultivar Chiifu-401-42 chromosome A09, CAAS_Brap_v3.01, whole genome shotgun sequence genome and harbors:
- the LOC103841623 gene encoding N-acetylglucosaminyl-phosphatidylinositol biosynthetic protein gpi1 isoform X1, with the protein product MKRQCRIWLPKLLSSTDDLIHSLMFGWFVSHSSSCLDVVVAFVTDESSLSSDGGSSLQDVLHETNEKMPLTLRDKAAFTLLGCYDSCLSANGNAPKNATDEDMWRYSSLSCGCHKVGGLLEKFRSSHWIHMVHDSSIERGIRMHHIHWNGDIVSQCDVHVIVYDPPVSGSHHFSLSFWNASSPQTKAPLKKPNWVDDLHKRQPLIEMETVILSINCATSAEIVYKKLSTQLETSSPKFSLSYLISTLTWWLLAVLLSSLSSLYYSLIHFFYLLSSFSIFSWVLIASRKVLKNTWINFRIRSCQILYWPIFLQENNMTSISCVEQAEKAALQRHSTWSAMAVDLILGNMIGLSLLFNTGSVCSWLFHFAKEFTNDILRSGCVWLMGVPAGFKLNTELAGVLGMVSLNVIQIWSTLWIFMASFIFYLIRAVAVMGITFGATVSAAFVIDVITFATLHVTALHWAITLVYSHQIQALAALWRLFRGRKMNPLRQRMDSYGYTVKQHVVGSLLFTPLLLLLPTTSVFFIFFTITSTSVNSICMLIEFAVSIIHATPYAEIMIWLIRRQRFPCGVWFEIEHYKKNILTSSSDRSNNSPEKKPVLMVSCLRSNFLSIGQILLPHYTTMFSGISASSLTTSARGVLSGKRMPSKLGLDLPPPRPWMHMPLRQYWTLCHGSIFSSSRKGSNHDLSLEKGLPKASQSSSS
- the LOC103841623 gene encoding N-acetylglucosaminyl-phosphatidylinositol biosynthetic protein gpi1 isoform X2, which gives rise to MAILYLNVMYTYVIVYDPPVSGSHHFSLSFWNASSPQTKAPLKKPNWVDDLHKRQPLIEMETVILSINCATSAEIVYKKLSTQLETSSPKFSLSYLISTLTWWLLAVLLSSLSSLYYSLIHFFYLLSSFSIFSWVLIASRKVLKNTWINFRIRSCQILYWPIFLQENNMTSISCVEQAEKAALQRHSTWSAMAVDLILGNMIGLSLLFNTGSVCSWLFHFAKEFTNDILRSGCVWLMGVPAGFKLNTELAGVLGMVSLNVIQIWSTLWIFMASFIFYLIRAVAVMGITFGATVSAAFVIDVITFATLHVTALHWAITLVYSHQIQALAALWRLFRGRKMNPLRQRMDSYGYTVKQHVVGSLLFTPLLLLLPTTSVFFIFFTITSTSVNSICMLIEFAVSIIHATPYAEIMIWLIRRQRFPCGVWFEIEHYKKNILTSSSDRSNNSPEKKPVLMVSCLRSNFLSIGQILLPHYTTMFSGISASSLTTSARGVLSGKRMPSKLGLDLPPPRPWMHMPLRQYWTLCHGSIFSSSRKGSNHDLSLEKGLPKASQSSSS
- the LOC103841624 gene encoding GTP-binding protein BRASSINAZOLE INSENSITIVE PALE GREEN 2, chloroplastic, which produces MVVLISSTSNICRVKPKLKDGSFSVNRFIPRPDFQFFSGLSETNRKKKTCGVSVKCLAVKKEQVVESVERVKGTIFPKKAMMSEGRDEDEEYGKLVCPGCGIFMQDSDSDSPGYYQKRKVVVKSLEEVTEDELDGFEMVDDDDDEEEDDDITNVLESSDSESEEDEFDWESDEWEEKEEGNDVELDGFAPAGVGYGNVTEEMVEKKRVSKSERKKLAREEAKKDKDDDDVTVCARCHSLRNYGQVKNQAAENLLPDFDFDRMISTRLIKPMSRNSSTTVVVMVVDCVDFDGSFPKRAANSLFKALQKAENDPNVGKNLPKLVLVATKVDLLPSQISPARLDRWVRHRAKAGGAPRLSGVYMVSARKDLGIKNLLAYIKELAGPRGNVWVIGAQNAGKSTLINAFSKKDGAKVTRLTEAPVPGTTLGILRIGGVLSAKAKMYDTPGLLHPYIMSLRLNSEERKMVEIRKELQPRSYRVKAGQSVHIGGLVRLDLVSASVETIYITVWASHSVSLHLGKTENSDEIRKSHSGLRLQPPIGEKRASELGNWEEKEIKVTGSSWEVKSIDVAVAGLGWFSLGLKGEATLALWTYQGIDVTLREPLVIDRAPFLERPGFWLPKAITEALGTYSSKLDDARRKKKQQDSTDFLSDV
- the LOC103841625 gene encoding peptide chain release factor PrfB3, chloroplastic: MAAKFIGGGCSWRRFSRNLEKRAASSSRVLIFSVRSSHSMDDMDTVYKQLGLFSLKKKIKDVVLKAEMLAPDALELEEEQWIKQEETLRYCDLWDDPTKSDEIFLKLAARAKAVDTLKDLKYKAEEAKLIIQLDEMDAIDYSLFEQAYDSSLDVSRSLHHYEMSKLLSDQYDSEGACMVIKSGAHDTKSQMWTEQIVSMYIKWAEKLGQNARVAETLRNRNGVSSATIEFEFEFAYGYLLGERGVHRLITSSTTSEVSSASVEIIPLFLRASPDFEVKDEDLVVTYPAKENNKLAEQMVRIQHLPSGITVESSGERNRFANRIKALNRLKAKLLVIAKEQKVSDVYKINGKNIVEPWRVEETRRYVSKGQKMVVDLKTGLEILDLKSVLDGNIGPLLGAHIGMRRSIDAI